A genomic region of uncultured Pseudodesulfovibrio sp. contains the following coding sequences:
- a CDS encoding DsrE family protein — protein MKKIVLVAFNGEFMCFVHVLLNALDMKERGYDVKIVIEGAATKVVPELSAEGNPLKGFYRKVKDEGLIDAVCKACSTKMGVLAAVEAEGLPLVDEMSGHPSLARYIEAGYEIITF, from the coding sequence ATGAAAAAGATTGTGTTGGTGGCATTCAACGGCGAGTTCATGTGTTTCGTGCATGTGCTTCTCAATGCGCTGGACATGAAGGAGCGCGGTTACGATGTGAAAATAGTGATTGAGGGAGCGGCCACGAAGGTTGTCCCGGAGCTTTCCGCGGAGGGCAACCCCTTGAAGGGCTTCTATCGGAAGGTGAAGGACGAAGGTTTGATAGACGCTGTGTGTAAGGCTTGTTCAACCAAGATGGGTGTCCTGGCCGCAGTGGAGGCTGAAGGTCTTCCCCTGGTAGACGAGATGTCGGGACATCCGAGCCTGGCCCGATATATTGAAGCAGGCTATGAGATCATAACTTTCTAA
- a CDS encoding AMP-binding protein, protein MGSFITIGEALSMAAYHYPAKVGAKDLSRAMTFSELNERCCRLGNALLGMGLKKGDRFAAIAYNCVEWMEIYGAAAKAGLVAVPIMFRLLPNEYRYVLENSGSRAFVIGQDFVEGANSIRDKLPKDLASNYIFLGDETPSDYISYEQLMQSSSGDQPPIDVKPEDTWVIIYTSGTTGKPKGAVRSHESCVFHYLMYNNEMGFNRDDTGLLVMPMCHANSFFYCFNFTYDYATACVYSRKSFDPEEVLRVFDEEKITFTSLVPTQYIMILSLADQIKKRYDVGSLRNLLCSSAPVRRSTKLEIMDYFKNARLYEGYGSTEAGIPVLLRPEHQMEKLGSIGREMIGIGRIRLLDSEGREVPVGTVGEIYTKQPCTFKEYWDAPEKTKEAFRGEYFTAGDMAYKDEDGFFYLVDRKQNMIISGGENIYPSEVENVVITHPSVKEVSVIGVPDEKWGESVKAIVVLRDGYEKSDELRQEILEFCRENIAGYKRPKSIDFVDFDDIPRTATGKVIYGVLRDKHGRWSDDLD, encoded by the coding sequence ATGGGATCATTCATCACCATAGGCGAAGCCCTGAGTATGGCCGCCTATCACTATCCTGCAAAAGTCGGCGCCAAGGATCTGAGTCGCGCCATGACGTTCAGCGAGCTCAACGAGCGCTGTTGTCGCCTGGGGAACGCGCTGTTGGGTATGGGGCTGAAAAAGGGGGACCGATTTGCGGCCATCGCCTACAATTGTGTGGAGTGGATGGAAATATACGGCGCCGCCGCCAAGGCGGGCCTCGTGGCTGTTCCCATTATGTTCCGGCTGCTTCCCAATGAATACCGATACGTTCTCGAAAACTCGGGGTCGAGGGCTTTCGTCATCGGGCAGGATTTCGTCGAAGGCGCCAATTCCATTCGGGACAAGCTTCCGAAAGACCTTGCCTCCAATTACATCTTTCTGGGTGATGAGACGCCGTCAGACTATATCTCCTATGAACAGCTCATGCAAAGCAGTTCCGGAGATCAACCGCCAATAGACGTCAAACCGGAGGATACGTGGGTTATTATTTACACTTCCGGCACAACCGGAAAACCCAAAGGTGCGGTTCGTTCGCATGAAAGCTGTGTTTTTCATTATTTGATGTACAATAATGAAATGGGGTTTAACAGGGATGACACCGGCCTTCTTGTCATGCCCATGTGCCACGCCAATTCCTTCTTCTATTGTTTCAATTTCACATATGACTACGCCACTGCGTGCGTATACAGCCGGAAAAGCTTCGATCCCGAAGAGGTGTTACGGGTCTTCGATGAAGAAAAGATCACTTTTACTTCTTTGGTGCCGACGCAATATATCATGATCCTGTCGCTGGCGGATCAGATAAAGAAACGCTACGACGTCGGCTCGCTGAGGAATCTCCTGTGTTCGTCCGCTCCGGTGCGCAGATCAACCAAATTGGAGATTATGGATTATTTCAAGAACGCTCGCCTATACGAGGGCTACGGATCAACTGAAGCGGGCATCCCTGTCCTGCTCCGTCCCGAACATCAAATGGAGAAACTGGGTTCTATCGGAAGAGAGATGATCGGAATCGGCCGAATTAGATTGCTCGATTCCGAGGGCCGCGAGGTGCCCGTGGGAACTGTCGGCGAAATTTATACAAAACAACCCTGCACATTCAAAGAATACTGGGACGCTCCCGAGAAAACAAAAGAGGCGTTCAGGGGAGAGTACTTTACTGCAGGTGATATGGCCTACAAAGACGAAGACGGCTTTTTTTATCTGGTCGATCGAAAACAGAATATGATTATTAGCGGCGGAGAAAATATCTATCCATCCGAAGTGGAAAATGTGGTCATCACGCACCCTTCGGTCAAGGAAGTCTCCGTTATCGGCGTCCCTGATGAGAAGTGGGGCGAATCCGTAAAAGCCATCGTCGTCTTAAGGGACGGATATGAGAAAAGCGACGAGCTCAGGCAGGAGATTCTGGAATTTTGCAGAGAAAACATCGCAGGATATAAGCGGCCGAAATCCATCGACTTTGTCGACTTTGACGACATTCCCCGGACGGCCACAGGCAAAGTCATATACGGCGTTTTGCGCGACAAACACGGCCGCTGGAGCGACGACCTGGACTAA